CCTTCTTCTTGTTGAAGAGCGACGCCTTCTGCTCGAGGATTTGCTTGAAGTAGCCGATGGCGCCAGGCGCGTCGGTGGCGCCGAGCGCGGCGTACACGGCGATCTGCTCCTTCTGATCGCGCTTCTCGAACTCCGCCGACTTGATGACGCGCAAGATCTCCGCCACCGCCTTCTCGCGGTCGTACTTGGAGAGCGCACGTGCGGCGCCCACGCGGACTTGAGGGGCGTCGTCGGAGAGCGCCTCCACCACCAGCTTGCGCGCGCCCTCGGTCTTGGCGCGGGTGATGACGTTGAGCGCCTCCAGGCGCACCGCCAGGTTCCGGTTCTTGAGCGCGGCCGCGAAGATCTTCAACTTGTCGGGGTAGTCGCACTTGTCGATGATGTAGAGCATGTCGTGGACGGTCTGGCTCTTCTCGGAGTTGAGCCGCGCCACGAAGGGCTCCGGGTTGTCCTTGCCGAGGGCCGCGAGCGCGTCGCAGATGAGCACGCGGTTGTCCGGCAGCTCGATGCCGTCGAGGATCTCCAGCAGCGAGAGGATGGTGTTGGAGTCCAACGTCATCAGGTAGCGGAAGATGTCGGGCGCGTTCTTGGGCTTGCCGGCCTTGAGCACGTCGCCGATGCGGTCGAGGCGCTGGCTCTCGCCCATCTTGGCGATGAAGTAGTCGCGGAGCGCCTGCGCCGCCGAGGCGAGCTGCGAGTTGCGCTCCAGCGCCTTGAGCTTCACCAGGATCTGATTGATGGAGGCGAAGTCTTCCTGGAGCAGGAGCGCGTCGAGCACGGATGCAAACGTGTCGCGCATCTCCTCGAGGATGCCGTGGCCGCCGGCCTCCATGGTCTGGAAGAGCACGGTGATGAGCTTGTTGAAGAGCTTGAGCTGATCTTCGCGGAGCTCGTCCTTCACGCGGCGCTTGAGCTCGTCGGTGCTGGTCTCGCCGGCGATGACGGCGCCGCGCAGCTGCTCCACGTTGTCGAGCTTGATGTCGAGGTCTTCCGCAGCCAGGCGCGCGAAGCGGAGGTAGTCCTCGCTGTTCGAGCGCAGGCGGCTGAAGAGGTAGCTCACCACCTTGTCCACTTCGATCTGCACTTCTTCTTCGCTCATCTCGCCGATGGAGAAGCCCTCCACCAGGATGTACTCGATGTGCTCGAAGCTCGCGGTCCACATCTGCGAGAGGATGTCCTCGTCGCCCTTTCGCGTGTCGGAGATGGAGATGAGGGTGAACTTGAGCAGCTCCTCGGCGGTGATGCCGGGGCGGAAGATGAGGGCGCGAATGCCGTCTTTGTAGAACTTGTAAGGGATGTTCTCGCCGGAGTCGGCGGTCCAGAGCAGCTCGTTGAAGAGCGTGAAGGCCTGGGTCTCCACCTTGAACGACACGGCGCCGAGCTGGTCCACGATCTGGCTGAGCGCCTGGTGCGGCTTCTCGATGAACTCCATGTACTTGCCGGTGGCGTGCCGGTAGAGGCCGATGCTCTTGATGGCGCGCTGCAAGTGCTGGATGAACTCGGTGGTGAGCTGGAGCTTCTTCTGGTTCTCGGGCTTGGCGAGGGGGTTCTCTTTGCCATCCTCGAGGAGCTCGGGCTGTTTCTTCGCGACGGCCATTGCCACTCCGGGATCGCGCGCGGGGCGCCAACCTGTTAGCTCCTTCATTGTACCCCTGCGCCGCCAAGCGCCCAACCGGACGAGCCCTCTTGAGAAACGCCCTCCCGCTGCCCTTCGCGCCCGCCCTGGACGCCCTGATGGCGCGCCTCGTCGCGCGCTACACCGGCGGCCGGCCCACGCTGAAGGCGGACGAGGTGGGGGAGCTGGCCTGGGGCGTGTCGTCGCTCTGGGAGGGCTTCACCGGAAAGCGCGAGCTCGCGGGAGAGGGCTACCTCGCCGATCCGCAGCTCCTGCAGGCGTACACGCTCTATTACCTGCCGCGGTCGTACGTGCAGGCGCGGCTGGCGCTGCGCCACCTGGAGGGAAAGAAGGTCTCCAAGGTGCTCGACCTGGGCTCCGGGCCTGGGCCGCTGTTGTTGGCTGCGGCCGACGCGTTCGGGCTCCAGAAGTCGCAGCTGACGGCGGTCGATCACGATCCGCGCGCGATGAAGCTGGCGGCCGAGCTCACGGGCGCTCGCACGTTCACCGCCAAGCTGCCCCAGCTTCCGCCCCCGATTGCGAACGAGTCGTTCGACCTCCTCACGCTCGGACTGGTGGTGAACGAGCTCTTCAAGGGCCAGCCCGACGCCGTGCAAAAGCGCGCGCAGTGGCTGCACACGCAGGTGTGGCCGCGCGTCGCCGAGGGCGGGCACCTCGTCATCGTGGAGCCGGCGCTGCGCGAGACGGGCCGCGAGGCCCTGCAGCTCCGCGACGCGCTCGTGGCTTCGGGGATGCGCGTCATCGCGCCGTGCACGCGTCAGGGCAACTGTCCCGCGCTCGAGAAGGACCGCGACTGGTGCCACGCCGGACTGCGCTTCAAGCCGCCCAAGGCGCTGGAGTCGATCGGCCGCGCGGTGGGCATCGACCCCTCGGACGTGCGCTTCAGCTACTTCATCTTCGAGAAGTCGCCTGCGCCGAGCGCGGCCGGCGAGGGCCTGCGCGTGGTGAGCGAGCGCATGGAAGAGAAGGGCCGCATGAAGCTCTGGGTGTGCGGCGAGCGCGGTCGCGTGCTGCTCGACAGGCAGGACAAGCACAAGACCGACGCGAACGCCGCCCTCGACGAGCTCCAGCGCGATGACCTGGTCACCGTCGAGGGCGCGGAAGAGCGGCCCGGGAACCTGCGCGTGCTCGCGGAGACGCGCGTGGCGCGGGTTCAGCGCGCGGAAGCGTCGGGCGCCTGAGTCATCGCGCCACGCCTTCGACGACGCTCACCAGCACCGGCGTGTGCACCACGCGCGTGAGCTCGAAGCCGGCCCGATCGAGCAGCGCGCGCATCTCCGCGCGGCTGCGCTGGCGGCCCTCGTCGCAGACGGTGAGCATCTGCAGATCCACGAACGGCCCCGGCCCATCGGTCGTGTCCGGCTCGACGAGCATCTCCGTCACGAGCACGCGATTCCCGGGCTGCATGGCCTTGCGGACGTTTCGCAGGATCCGCAGCGAGCGCGCGTCGTCCCAGTCGTGGAGGACGTCTTTGAGCAGGTACGCGTCGCAGCCCGCGGGCACGTCGTCGAAGAAGCTGCCGGGCCAGAGCTGAACGCGCTCGAGCATGCCTTGCCCGCGCAGGTAATCGCGCGCGAGGTCGATCA
The Deltaproteobacteria bacterium DNA segment above includes these coding regions:
- a CDS encoding HEAT repeat domain-containing protein, whose translation is MAVAKKQPELLEDGKENPLAKPENQKKLQLTTEFIQHLQRAIKSIGLYRHATGKYMEFIEKPHQALSQIVDQLGAVSFKVETQAFTLFNELLWTADSGENIPYKFYKDGIRALIFRPGITAEELLKFTLISISDTRKGDEDILSQMWTASFEHIEYILVEGFSIGEMSEEEVQIEVDKVVSYLFSRLRSNSEDYLRFARLAAEDLDIKLDNVEQLRGAVIAGETSTDELKRRVKDELREDQLKLFNKLITVLFQTMEAGGHGILEEMRDTFASVLDALLLQEDFASINQILVKLKALERNSQLASAAQALRDYFIAKMGESQRLDRIGDVLKAGKPKNAPDIFRYLMTLDSNTILSLLEILDGIELPDNRVLICDALAALGKDNPEPFVARLNSEKSQTVHDMLYIIDKCDYPDKLKIFAAALKNRNLAVRLEALNVITRAKTEGARKLVVEALSDDAPQVRVGAARALSKYDREKAVAEILRVIKSAEFEKRDQKEQIAVYAALGATDAPGAIGYFKQILEQKASLFNKKKVNEEKLLAVNGLGQSTSLVAFKLLQIAEADKTADQDLLTATRKAMFNVKKALTGDPNNQG
- a CDS encoding methyltransferase domain-containing protein; its protein translation is MRNALPLPFAPALDALMARLVARYTGGRPTLKADEVGELAWGVSSLWEGFTGKRELAGEGYLADPQLLQAYTLYYLPRSYVQARLALRHLEGKKVSKVLDLGSGPGPLLLAAADAFGLQKSQLTAVDHDPRAMKLAAELTGARTFTAKLPQLPPPIANESFDLLTLGLVVNELFKGQPDAVQKRAQWLHTQVWPRVAEGGHLVIVEPALRETGREALQLRDALVASGMRVIAPCTRQGNCPALEKDRDWCHAGLRFKPPKALESIGRAVGIDPSDVRFSYFIFEKSPAPSAAGEGLRVVSERMEEKGRMKLWVCGERGRVLLDRQDKHKTDANAALDELQRDDLVTVEGAEERPGNLRVLAETRVARVQRAEASGA